One region of Oncorhynchus mykiss isolate Arlee chromosome 8, USDA_OmykA_1.1, whole genome shotgun sequence genomic DNA includes:
- the clul1 gene encoding clusterin-like protein 1 isoform X2, translating to MRFLIGWVVLVMSLGVLQCAAEDTAAGISEDTLKQLSDVGEKLVDEEVRRALYGVKQMKEVLVKNEEKHEDLMKSLQHSSDKKKGVAQQYQEVELKLEEAEHQCQESLKEEWEACWLCLEDACKTFYTSTCRQGFSSFQAKVENFFRGVSSRFGQRDPRPLDGDMLVNQSADKPDREVVRIEDSFNSLIAKVGSLFERSVVLVDKMQGKLDQNLQKAFDPQSRGQARGQQPTQDPFSLGMDLGFIHRVGMEEVLDSFFNFGKSVVEDFGDVVTRVFDDLKDVVEEERKRERELFPHFLQNRKLCRELRRQTSECWQLQNQCQSCQGVQLTECPSVRELHVELDEVSQLRDMSKEQYDEVLSIVQQHTGDTASWISNMATEFSWVTEMVVSEGVDGGSSSGGDTKVELNILNSPPLLLTIPAGVELQDPAFINFVAQEALEMYKQMFRHNDD from the exons ATGAGGTTTCtgattggttgggttgtgttggtCATGTCATTGGGGGTCTTGCAATGCGCAGCAGAAGACACTGCAGCAGGCATCTCAGAGGACACCCTGAAGC AACTGTCTGATGTTGGGGAGAAGCTGGTggatgaggaggtgaggagagctCTGTATGGAGTGAAACAGATGAAGGAGGTACTGGTGAAGAATGAGGAGAAACATGAAGACCTGATGAAGTCTCTCCAACACAGCAGTGACAAGAAGAAG GGTGTGGCCCAGCAATACCAGGAGGTGGAGCTAAAGCTGGAGGAGGCGGAGCATCAGTGCCAGGAGTCTCTAAAGGAGGAATGGGAGGCATGTTGGCTGTGTCTGGAGGACGCCTGTAAGACCTTCTACACCTCCACATGCAGGCAGGGCTTCAGCTCCTTCCAGGCCaag GTAGAGAACTTCTTCCGCGGGGTGTCATCTCGGTTCGGCCAGAGAGACCCACGTCCTCTAGATGGAGATATGTTGGTGAACCAGAGCGCTGATAAACCCGACAGGGAGGTAGTTCGCATAGAAGACTCCTTCAACAGCCTCATCGCCAAG GTGGGCTCCCTGTTTGAGCGCAGTGTGGTGCTGGTGGACAAGATGCAAGGTAAACTGGACCAAAACCTCCAGAAGGCCTTTGACCCCCAGAGCAGAGGCCAAGCCCGGGGCCAACAGCCTACCCAGGACCCCTTCTCCCTGGGGATGGACTTGGGCTTCATCCACAGAGTGGGGATGGAGGAGGTCCTGGACTCCTTCTTTAACTTTGGGAAGAGTGTTGTGGAGGACTTTGGGGACGTGGTCACACGAGTGTTTGATGACCTCAAAGAcgttgtggaggaggagaggaagagag AGAGGGAGCTGTTCCCTCATTTCCTCCAGAACAGGAAGTTGTGTAGAGAGTTGAGGAGGCAGACTTCAGAATGCTGGCAGCTGCAGAACCAGTGTCAGTCCTGCCAAGGGGTgcagctcacag AGTGTCCCAGTGTGCGGGAGCTGCATGTGGAACTGGATGAGGTGTCTCAGCTGCGGGACATGTCGAAGGAGCAGTACGACGAG GTTCTGAGCATTGTGCAGCAGCACACAGGTGACACGGCGAGCTGGATAAGCAACATGGCTACTGAGTTCAGCTGGGTGACAGAAATG gtggtgtcagagggagTTGATGGAGGCAGCTCGTCAGGGGGAGACACCAAGGTGGAGCTGAACATCCtaaactctcctcctctcctcctgaccatTCCAGCTGGTGTGGAGCTGCAGGACCCCGCCTTTATAAATTTCGTCGCTCAGGAGGCCCTGGAGATGTACAAGCAGATGTTCAG ACACAATGACGACTAA
- the clul1 gene encoding clusterin-like protein 1 isoform X1, whose amino-acid sequence MRFLIGWVVLVMSLGVLQCAAEDTAAGISEDTLKQLSDVGEKLVDEEVRRALYGVKQMKEVLVKNEEKHEDLMKSLQHSSDKKKGVAQQYQEVELKLEEAEHQCQESLKEEWEACWLCLEDACKTFYTSTCRQGFSSFQAKVENFFRGVSSRFGQRDPRPLDGDMLVNQSADKPDREVVRIEDSFNSLIAKVGSLFERSVVLVDKMQGKLDQNLQKAFDPQSRGQARGQQPTQDPFSLGMDLGFIHRVGMEEVLDSFFNFGKSVVEDFGDVVTRVFDDLKDVVEEERKRERELFPHFLQNRKLCRELRRQTSECWQLQNQCQSCQGVQLTECPSVRELHVELDEVSQLRDMSKEQYDEVLSIVQQHTGDTASWISNMATEFSWVTEMVNNNTTPDTKFRIRKVVSEGVDGGSSSGGDTKVELNILNSPPLLLTIPAGVELQDPAFINFVAQEALEMYKQMFRHNDD is encoded by the exons ATGAGGTTTCtgattggttgggttgtgttggtCATGTCATTGGGGGTCTTGCAATGCGCAGCAGAAGACACTGCAGCAGGCATCTCAGAGGACACCCTGAAGC AACTGTCTGATGTTGGGGAGAAGCTGGTggatgaggaggtgaggagagctCTGTATGGAGTGAAACAGATGAAGGAGGTACTGGTGAAGAATGAGGAGAAACATGAAGACCTGATGAAGTCTCTCCAACACAGCAGTGACAAGAAGAAG GGTGTGGCCCAGCAATACCAGGAGGTGGAGCTAAAGCTGGAGGAGGCGGAGCATCAGTGCCAGGAGTCTCTAAAGGAGGAATGGGAGGCATGTTGGCTGTGTCTGGAGGACGCCTGTAAGACCTTCTACACCTCCACATGCAGGCAGGGCTTCAGCTCCTTCCAGGCCaag GTAGAGAACTTCTTCCGCGGGGTGTCATCTCGGTTCGGCCAGAGAGACCCACGTCCTCTAGATGGAGATATGTTGGTGAACCAGAGCGCTGATAAACCCGACAGGGAGGTAGTTCGCATAGAAGACTCCTTCAACAGCCTCATCGCCAAG GTGGGCTCCCTGTTTGAGCGCAGTGTGGTGCTGGTGGACAAGATGCAAGGTAAACTGGACCAAAACCTCCAGAAGGCCTTTGACCCCCAGAGCAGAGGCCAAGCCCGGGGCCAACAGCCTACCCAGGACCCCTTCTCCCTGGGGATGGACTTGGGCTTCATCCACAGAGTGGGGATGGAGGAGGTCCTGGACTCCTTCTTTAACTTTGGGAAGAGTGTTGTGGAGGACTTTGGGGACGTGGTCACACGAGTGTTTGATGACCTCAAAGAcgttgtggaggaggagaggaagagag AGAGGGAGCTGTTCCCTCATTTCCTCCAGAACAGGAAGTTGTGTAGAGAGTTGAGGAGGCAGACTTCAGAATGCTGGCAGCTGCAGAACCAGTGTCAGTCCTGCCAAGGGGTgcagctcacag AGTGTCCCAGTGTGCGGGAGCTGCATGTGGAACTGGATGAGGTGTCTCAGCTGCGGGACATGTCGAAGGAGCAGTACGACGAG GTTCTGAGCATTGTGCAGCAGCACACAGGTGACACGGCGAGCTGGATAAGCAACATGGCTACTGAGTTCAGCTGGGTGACAGAAATGgtcaacaacaacaccacaccTGATACCAAATTCCGCATCAGaaag gtggtgtcagagggagTTGATGGAGGCAGCTCGTCAGGGGGAGACACCAAGGTGGAGCTGAACATCCtaaactctcctcctctcctcctgaccatTCCAGCTGGTGTGGAGCTGCAGGACCCCGCCTTTATAAATTTCGTCGCTCAGGAGGCCCTGGAGATGTACAAGCAGATGTTCAG ACACAATGACGACTAA